The following proteins are encoded in a genomic region of Galbibacter sp. BG1:
- a CDS encoding sodium:solute symporter family protein: MSVQLLTYILVGLTFALYIGIAIRSRAGSTNDFYVAGGGVSPLANGMATAADWMSAASFISMAGIISFAGYDGSVFLMGWTGGYVLLALLLAPYLRKFGKFTVPDFIGDRYYSGLARLVAVVCALFVSFTYVAGQMRGVGVVFSRFLEVEVDTGVYIGMAIVLFYAVLGGMKGITYTQVAQYCILIFAFMVPAIFISIQMTGNPIPQLGFGDKLSDGTYLLDKLDGLQRELGFHEYTSGSKAKIDVFFITAALMMGTAGLPHVIVRFFTVPKVKDARKSGLYALIFIGILYTTAPAIAVFARTNLIDTVSNQPYNAMPEWFSKWEATGLLVFEDKNNNGTIQYVEDESKNELQIDRDIMVLANPEIARLPNWVIALLAAGGLAAALSTAAGLLLVISSSVSHDLLKKMVLPEISEKQELWAARGAALVAVVVAGYFGIHPPGYVASVVALAFGLAAASFFPAIVLGIFSKRMNKEGAISGMIVGLSITLYYIARFRLHWLGAEESSGEDNWWFGISPEGFGTVGMLLNFITAILVSKLTKAPPQEIVDIVEDIRIPSGAGKAGSH; the protein is encoded by the coding sequence ATGTCCGTTCAACTTCTTACCTATATTCTGGTTGGTCTTACTTTTGCGCTTTACATAGGCATTGCCATTAGGAGTCGGGCTGGTTCTACTAACGATTTTTATGTGGCCGGTGGCGGCGTGTCCCCGTTGGCAAATGGGATGGCCACCGCTGCCGATTGGATGTCGGCTGCTTCCTTTATTTCCATGGCTGGTATCATCTCTTTTGCAGGATACGATGGTTCTGTTTTTTTAATGGGATGGACAGGTGGTTACGTACTTTTGGCGTTACTGTTGGCTCCCTATTTAAGAAAGTTTGGAAAATTTACGGTTCCAGATTTTATCGGGGATCGGTATTATTCTGGGTTGGCTCGTTTGGTGGCAGTGGTATGTGCGCTGTTCGTGTCGTTCACCTACGTGGCCGGACAAATGAGAGGGGTGGGGGTCGTTTTCTCCAGGTTTTTGGAAGTGGAAGTAGATACAGGAGTTTATATTGGGATGGCTATTGTTCTCTTTTATGCCGTTCTTGGTGGAATGAAGGGGATTACTTATACGCAAGTAGCGCAGTATTGTATTCTTATTTTTGCGTTTATGGTTCCTGCTATTTTTATTTCCATTCAAATGACGGGTAACCCGATACCGCAGTTGGGATTTGGTGATAAACTATCAGATGGCACTTATTTATTGGATAAACTGGATGGTTTGCAGCGGGAATTGGGCTTTCACGAGTATACATCGGGTTCTAAGGCTAAAATAGATGTTTTCTTCATTACGGCAGCTCTAATGATGGGCACCGCTGGGCTGCCGCACGTAATAGTGCGCTTTTTTACGGTTCCCAAGGTTAAAGATGCTAGAAAATCGGGCTTGTATGCACTTATTTTTATAGGAATTTTATATACCACTGCCCCAGCAATAGCTGTGTTTGCACGGACTAATTTAATTGATACAGTTAGCAACCAACCTTATAATGCGATGCCTGAATGGTTTTCGAAATGGGAGGCTACTGGATTGTTAGTATTTGAAGATAAAAATAACAATGGCACCATTCAATACGTAGAAGACGAAAGTAAAAATGAACTACAAATAGATCGCGATATAATGGTATTAGCCAACCCAGAAATAGCTCGATTGCCAAATTGGGTAATTGCGCTCTTGGCTGCTGGTGGCTTAGCTGCCGCTTTGTCTACGGCAGCTGGTTTGTTATTGGTTATTTCTTCTTCTGTATCGCACGATCTTTTAAAGAAAATGGTACTTCCGGAAATAAGCGAAAAACAGGAGCTGTGGGCGGCAAGAGGTGCTGCTTTGGTTGCCGTGGTGGTAGCTGGTTACTTCGGAATTCATCCTCCCGGATACGTGGCGTCGGTAGTGGCATTAGCATTTGGCTTGGCCGCAGCATCTTTTTTCCCTGCAATTGTTTTAGGGATTTTTTCTAAAAGAATGAATAAAGAAGGTGCTATAAGCGGTATGATTGTTGGTTTATCGATCACGCTATATTACATCGCCAGATTTAGATTGCATTGGCTTGGAGCAGAAGAATCTTCAGGTGAAGACAATTGGTGGTTTGGGATCTCTCCGGAAGGGTTTGGAACCGTTGGCATGCTTTTAAATTTTATTACCGCAATTTTGGTGTCTAAATTGACTAAAGCACCACCGCAAGAGATTGTTGATATTGTAGAAGATATTAGAATTCCCAGTGGGGCTGGAAAAGCCGGATCTCATTAG
- a CDS encoding succinate dehydrogenase/fumarate reductase iron-sulfur subunit has translation MNLTLKIWRQQDANTKGKIVDYPISGIDEDMSFLEMLDVLNEELIAKGEEPVEFDHDCREGICGSCSLQINGEPHGPDRGVTTCQLHMRMFKDGDTITIEPFRAKAFPVIKDLIVDRTSFDRIQQAGGFISVNTSGNTIDANAIPVNKHDADDSFAAATCIGCGACVAACKNASAMLFTSAKVSQFALLPQGQVEATDRVLNMVRQMDEEGFGNCSNTGACEIECPKGISLENIARMNREYLAASVKKN, from the coding sequence ATGAATCTTACATTAAAAATATGGCGTCAACAAGATGCCAACACAAAAGGAAAGATAGTTGATTACCCAATCTCTGGTATTGATGAAGACATGTCTTTCTTGGAAATGCTGGACGTTCTAAATGAAGAACTGATAGCAAAAGGAGAAGAGCCTGTAGAATTCGACCATGACTGCCGCGAAGGTATTTGTGGTTCTTGTTCCCTGCAAATAAATGGGGAACCCCATGGACCGGATCGAGGCGTAACTACCTGTCAACTTCATATGCGAATGTTTAAAGATGGTGATACCATCACTATAGAGCCGTTTAGAGCAAAAGCATTCCCCGTAATTAAGGATTTAATTGTGGACAGAACTTCTTTTGATAGAATTCAGCAAGCAGGTGGATTCATTTCAGTAAACACTTCTGGAAATACTATCGATGCGAATGCAATTCCAGTAAACAAACACGACGCAGACGACTCTTTTGCAGCTGCCACTTGTATCGGTTGTGGAGCTTGTGTAGCAGCTTGTAAAAACGCCAGTGCGATGTTGTTTACTTCTGCAAAAGTTTCTCAATTTGCCTTGTTGCCGCAAGGACAAGTTGAAGCCACGGATCGTGTGCTAAACATGGTTAGACAAATGGATGAAGAAGGTTTTGGAAACTGCTCCAACACTGGAGCTTGCGAGATTGAATGTCCGAAAGGTATTTCCCTTGAAAATATTGCTAGAATGAACAGGGAATATCTAGCTGCCAGTGTAAAGAAAAACTAA